GCCCGCCCCGCCCGGTGCTCCCGGCGGTCCGGCTCCGTTCCCGCCGCAGCAGGCCCAGCCGACCGGTCAGCCGACCGTCGGCCCCGGCTACCAGGCCGTCCTGCGCTACCGCGCGCCCGACGGCTCCGAGGCGCAGATCATCCGGCGTTCGGCGCCGGGGACGCCGCACCCGGAGTGGCAGATCCTGCACGAGCTGCGTGCGATGAACGTGCCGCCGCAGCAGGTGCTGGAGCTGCACACGGAGCTGGAGTCCTGCGAGCTGCCGGGCGGGTACTGCGCGCGGATGATCCGGGAGACCTGGCCGCAGGCGCGGATCACCAACATCGCCCCGTACGGCCGGGACCACGCGGGCCGGCAGCAGGGCATGCAGCAGCTGCTGACCCACCAGGGCGAGCTGCACCAGGTCGCGGACGGTCCGGCGCGGCCCGCGCCGGTGCGCGCGCCGCTGCCGCAGGTGCAGCCGGCGCCGCCGATCCCGCCGGAGGGTGTCGCGCAGGAGCTGGCCGGGGCGTTCGGCCCGGCGATCTGCCGGTTCGACCAGCGGGCGGTGTCCCGGCAGGGCGTGCCCGAGGTCGTGGCGGTGACGCTGGTGTGGGCGGGTCTGCCGGCGGACTTCGGTCCGTTCTTCTGGGCCCAGCCGGCCCAGCCGGTCGTTCCGACGCTGGCGGAGCTGGCGGCGCAGCGGCAGGTCCAGCCGCCCTCGGACGCGGGCTCGTACCTGGTGCTCGGTTCGGACTTCGGGCGAGCGATCTGTGTCCAGTACGGCACGGCGCACATCGTGGCGGTGCCGGTGGAGCCGGGGCCGGACGGCCGGTGCATGGCACCGCAGTTCGTGAACAGCGGACTGCCGGAGTTCACCCGGTCCATGGCGCTGCTCGGCCGGATGTGGCGGCTGCGGTTCGGTCTGACGCCGGAGCAGGCGGGGCGCTGGACGGTCGACTTCCAGGCGCAGCTGGCGATGCTGGACCCGGCGGCGCTGGCGTCGCCGGAGAACTGGTGGTCGGTGCTGCTCGAGCAGATGTGGGACGGGCTTCTGTGAGGTCCGCTCCTCGGTGAGCGCGTGAAGGGCCCGGTCCGGGTGCGGACCGGGCCCTTCGGGTTCCGGCGGCGCGGTGTGCCCGGAGTGTCGGGTCGCGGCCGGTTCGGTGCGATCCCGCAAGATCGGAGCAGGGGGTTCCGCGCACGAGAGGGGCTCCGCCGATGAGGAAGCCGCACGTCTTCGCCGTCGTACGAGGGGTGCGCGGCTACCGCCCCGCGCAGGTGGACCGGGTCCTCGCCGCGCTCTCCGAGGACCGTGACGCCGCCTGGGAGCGGGCCGCCCGGCTGACCGTGCTGGCCCGGGAGATGGAGGAGGAGGCGGCGCGGCTGTGCGAGCGCGTCGAGGGTCTGGCGCCGCAGCGGTACGAGGTGCTGGGCGAGCGGGCCCGGCGGCTGCTGGTCCTCGCGGAGGAGGAGGCGGACGAGCTGGTCGCGGCGGCGACCGAGGAGGCCCGCGCGCTGCGGGACGAGGCCGGGGTGGAGGCGGACCGTTCCGCGGAGGCCGCGCGTGCGGAGGCGGACGGCGCGCTCGGGGCGGTGGACCGGGTTGCGGAGGAGCTGCTGGAGGCCGCCCGGGGCGAGGCGGAGGCGGTACGGGCGGGGGCCCGCGGCGACGTGGCGGCGCTGCGGGAGGAGGCGCGTACGGCCGTCGGGGACGCCCGGCTGCGGGCGGCGGCGCTGGTGGACGCGCGGGAGCAGGAGCAGGCGGTCCGGCGGGCGGAGGCGGAGCGGGCGGCGACCGCGCACGAGGAGGAGTGGTCGGCCCGGTACGCGGAGCGGGTCGCGGTGGCGGAGGCGGAACTCGCCGAGGCCGAGCGGGTCTTCGCGGAGGCGGAGCAGAGCGCGCGGCGCCGCCAGGAGGCGGCCGACGGCCGGGCCGGGGAGCTGCTGGCAGGCGCCCGGGCGACCGGCGAGCGGGTGGCGCGGGAGACGGACCGGATCCTCGCCGAGCACACGACCGCGTGCGAGGCCACCCGGGCGCACATGGCGCACGTCCGCAACAGCCTGGCCACGCTGACGGGCCGGGCGGCGCGGGAGGAGGCCTCGGAGGGCGAGGAGGCCTCGGAGGGCGAGGGGGACGAGGAGGAGACGGAGGGATGAGGGGCTACTTCGCCGGTTCCTCGGACGGCTGCTCCGTCGCCGTGTCCTCGGCCCCGTCCGCGACCTCCTTGAGGACCGGGAAGCGGCGCGGCGCGATCGTGAGCAGGACGACCAGCGCCAGGGCCGCCGCGACGGCCGCGCCGACGAAGACGTACTCCACGGCGGCGTCGACCGCGCGGCGCAGGTGGTCGGCCGCCGACGCGGTGAGGGTGCCGGGGGCGTCGAGGGCGCGGGCGAGGGAGTCGAGGTCGCCGCTGCCACCGAGGCGGGCGGCGAGGACGCCGTTGGCGATCGCGCCGAACAGGGCGGCGCCGACGCTCTGGCCGACCTGGCGGCAGAACAGGACGGACGCGGTGGTGGTGCCGCGCTCCTCGTACGGGACGGTCGACTGGACGCCCACGACGAGCGGGAGCTGGACGAAGCCGAGGGCGCCGCCGAGCAGCAGCATCAGCAGGGCGGGCTGCCAGGGTTCGCCGGGGAACGGCAGCAGGGGGAAGGCGAGCAGGAGGAGCAGGCCGGCGGACATGCCGGCGACGGCGGTGAGCCGGAAGCCGATGCGGCTGTAGGCACGGTTGGCGAAGGCGGCGGTGACCGGCCAGCTCAGGGTCATCGCGGACAGCACGAACCCGGCGGCGATCGGGCCGAGACCGAGGACGGCCTGCGCGTAGGTGGGCAGGAAGACGGTCGGGGCGACCATGAGCAGGCCGAGCGCGCCGAGCGCGAGGTTGACGGCGGCGATGGTGCGGCGGCGCCACACCCAGCCGGGGATGATCGGTTCCGCGGCGCGCCGTTCGATGAGGACGGTGAGGACGCCGAGGGCGAGGCTGCCGCCGAACAGGGCGAGGGAGGGGGCAGACAGCCAGGGCCAGGCGACGCCGCCCTGGACGAGTGCGGTGAGCAGCAGGGCGCCGGTGCCGAAGATGGCGAGGGCGCCGGGCCAGTCGACAACGGCGCGCTTCCCCGGGGCCGCCGTGGTGCCCGCGGGGGCCTTCGCGCGGGCGGGTTCGACGAGGTAGCGGGCGACGAGCCAGAGGGCGATCAGGCCGACCGGGATGTTGACGAGGAAGATCCAGCGCCAGTCGGCGTAGCCGGCGAGCAGGCCGCCGGTCGTGGGTCCGGCGACGGAGGCGGTGGCCCAGACGGTGGAGAGCCTGGCCTGGATCTTCGGGCGTTCCTTCAACGGGTACAGGTCGGCGGCGATGGTCTGGATGGTGCCCTGGAGCGCGCCGCCGCCGAGGCCCTGCACGATGCGGAAGGCGATGAGGGCGGCCATGTTCCAGGCGGCGGCGCAGAGCAGCGAGCCGACGAGGAAGAGGACGATGCCGGTGATCAGGACGGGCTTGCGTCCGAAGGTGTCGGAGAGTTTCCCGTACACGGGCAGCGTGACGGTGACGGCGAGCAGGTAGCCGGAGAAGAGCCAGGAGAAGACGGCGAGGCCGCCGAGGTCGCCGACGATCTGCGGGACGGCGGTGGCGACGACGGTGCCGTCCAGGGCCGCGAGGCCCATGCCGAGCATGAGGGCGGCGACGACGGGGCCCCTGCCGCGGGGCGTGGTCGTGCTCGCGCTCGCGGTCGTCGTCTCGGCCACCGGATGTCCTCCCCTTGCCGCCCGGATGTATTCCCTATGCATCTATTTCTTCGGGGGACACCCTCTCACTTGCACCTCACGCTGCGGGAGGGGGCAGGCTCGGGGAAAACGTCCCCGAGGGGCTCTCCGTCCACGGGTGGAGAACCCCTAGGGGGATCTCCCCCCTTGCGCCCAGGGGACGTTCGTTCCGGCGGAGGAGGTGCCGGGGGCGGCACGGTTCTTAACTTGTTCTTACGGGATCGACCTCGGGTCACGGGGGCCTGAGGAAAACCACAGGGCGGGTTTACGGGGAGCACCACTGTGCCTGTGCCTGTCGCCGAACAGACTGGATCCATCCCGCTCGACAGCTCCACTTCCGCTTCATCCCACTGCATTCGGCTTCATTCAGGCTTCACCGACATAGGAGACATACCGTGACTTCGGCTGTGACCATTTCCAGGCACGGGGGTACTGGAGCGAGTACGGCCGTCGCCGCGCGGGCGCGGCAGGTCGTCAAGGCGTACGGCCAGGGGGAGACGCGGGTCGTCGCGCTCGACCACGTCGACGTCGACATCAACCGGGGGCAGTTCACCGCGATCATGGGGCCCTCGGGGTCCGGCAAGTCGACGCTGATGCACTGCCTCGCCGGGCTCGACACCGTCACCAGCGGCCAGATCTTCCTCGACGACACCGAGATCACCGGGCTGAAGGACAAGAAACTGACGCAGCTCCGGCGCGACCGGATCGGCTTCATCTTCCAGGCGTTCAACCTGCTGCCGACGCTCGACGCGATCGAGAACATCACGCTCCCGATGGACATCGCGGGCCGCAAGCCGGACCGGCAGTGGCTGGACCGGGTGGTCGCGACCGTCGGTCTCGCCGACCGGCTGAAGCACCGGCCGACGCAGCTCTCCGGCGGTCAGCAGCAGCGTGTCGCCGTGGCCCGCGCGCTGGCCGCCCGGCCCGAGATCATCTTCGGTGACGAGCCGACCGGAAACCTGGACTCACGGGCCGGCGCCGAAGTGCTTGGCTTCCTGCGGCAGTCGGTCGACGAGCTGGGCCAGACGATCGTCATGGTGACGCACGACCCGGTGGCCGCCTCCTACGCGGACCGGGTGCTCTACCTCGCCGACGGCCGGATCGTCGACGAGATGTTCCGGCCCACCGCCGACGCCGTCCTGGACCGCATGAAGGACTTCGACGCCCGGGGGCGCACGTCATGACCGTCCTGAAGACCTCGCTGCGCAACTTCTTCGCGCACAAGGGCCGCATGGCGCTCTCCGCCGTTGCCGTCCTGCTCTCCGTGGCGTTCGTGAGCGGCACGCTCGTGTTCACGGACACCATGAACACCACCTTCGACAAGCTCTTCGCGTCCACCGCCTCGGACGTCACGCTCAGTGCCAAGAGCGCGGATCCGTCCGACTCGAGCCCGGACACCGGCCGGCCCGATTCCTTCCCGGCCTCGCTCGTCGAGCAGGTCAGGAAGGCCGAGGGGGTCAAGGACGCCCAGGGCTCGGTGATCTCGCTCAGCGTGACCGTCGTCGACGCGCACAACAAGAACCTCGGGCCCACCAGCGGCGCGCCGACCATCGCCGTCAACTGGAGCCCCAACGAGCTGCGTTCGGTGGAGATCACCTCGGGCCACGAGCCGCGCGGACCCACCGAGGTGCTGGTCGACGGCGACACCGCCGAGAAGCACAAGCTGAAGATCGGCGACGAGCTGCGCACGATCTCTGTGGGCGGCGACCACAGGGCGAAGATCTCCGGAATCGCCGACTTCAAGGTCACCAACCCCGGTGCCACGGTCGTCTACTTCGACACCGTCACCGCGCAGCGTGAACTCCTCGGGAAGGAAGGGCTGTTCACGCAGATCACCGCCGACGCCGCCGTCGGTGTCTCGGACGAGCAGCTGAAGAAGAACATCGCCGGCGCGGTCGGCGACGGCTACAAGCTGCAGACCGCCGCCGAGGCCGCGGACGAGGGCCGCAAGGACGTCGCCGGGTTCCTCGACGTCATGAAGTACGCGATGCTCGGCTTCGCCGCGATCGCCTTCCTCGTCGGCATCTTCCTCATCGTCAACACCTTCTCGATGCTGGTCGCCCAGCGCACCCGTGAGATCGGCCTGATGCGGGCCATCGGATCGAGCCGCAAGCAGGTCAACCGGTCCGTGCTCGTCGAGGCGCTGCTGCTCGGCGTCATCGGCTCCGTCGCCGGCGTCGGCGCGGGCGTCGGGCTGGCGATCGGCCTGATGAAGCTCATGTCCTCGATGGGGATGAACCTGTCCACGCAGGACCTGACCGTGAAGTGGACGACCCCGGCCGTCGGCCTGGTCCTCGGCATCGTGGTCACCGTCCTCGCCGCCTACATACCGGCCCGCCGGGCCGGCAAGGTCTCCCCGATGGCCGCGCTCCGCGACGCCGGGACGCCCGCGGACGGACGGGCCGGGCTGGTCCGGGGCGGCCTGGGCCTGCTCCTGACGGGGCTCGGCGCGGCCGCCCTGTGGACGGCGACGCAGGCCGAGAAGGCTGTCACCGGCTCGTTGTGGCTGGGAGCCGGGATCGTGCTCTCGCTCATCGGCTTCATCGTCGTCGGTCCGCTGCTGGCCGGCGGGGTCGTCCGGGTGCTCGGAGCCGTCGTACTGCGGGTCTTCGGGCCGGTGGGCCGTATGGCCGAGCGCAACGCGCTGCGCAACCCGCGCCGCACCGGAGCCACCGGCGCGGCCCTGATGATCGGCCTGGCCCTGGTCGCCTGCCTGTCCGTGGTCGGCTCCTCCATGGTCGCCTCGGCCACCGACGAACTGGACCGCTCCGTCGGGGCGGACTTCATCGTCCAGTCGGGCAACGGCCAGCCGATCGTGCCGCAGGCGCAGGCCGCCCTGGAGAAGACCCCGGGCCTGGACCACGTCACCGAGTACAAGTGGGTCGACGCGAAGATCACCGATCCCGAGGGCGGGGTCTTCGACA
This sequence is a window from Streptomyces sp. HUAS YS2. Protein-coding genes within it:
- a CDS encoding DivIVA domain-containing protein — encoded protein: MRKPHVFAVVRGVRGYRPAQVDRVLAALSEDRDAAWERAARLTVLAREMEEEAARLCERVEGLAPQRYEVLGERARRLLVLAEEEADELVAAATEEARALRDEAGVEADRSAEAARAEADGALGAVDRVAEELLEAARGEAEAVRAGARGDVAALREEARTAVGDARLRAAALVDAREQEQAVRRAEAERAATAHEEEWSARYAERVAVAEAELAEAERVFAEAEQSARRRQEAADGRAGELLAGARATGERVARETDRILAEHTTACEATRAHMAHVRNSLATLTGRAAREEASEGEEASEGEGDEEETEG
- a CDS encoding MFS transporter, with protein sequence MHREYIRAARGGHPVAETTTASASTTTPRGRGPVVAALMLGMGLAALDGTVVATAVPQIVGDLGGLAVFSWLFSGYLLAVTVTLPVYGKLSDTFGRKPVLITGIVLFLVGSLLCAAAWNMAALIAFRIVQGLGGGALQGTIQTIAADLYPLKERPKIQARLSTVWATASVAGPTTGGLLAGYADWRWIFLVNIPVGLIALWLVARYLVEPARAKAPAGTTAAPGKRAVVDWPGALAIFGTGALLLTALVQGGVAWPWLSAPSLALFGGSLALGVLTVLIERRAAEPIIPGWVWRRRTIAAVNLALGALGLLMVAPTVFLPTYAQAVLGLGPIAAGFVLSAMTLSWPVTAAFANRAYSRIGFRLTAVAGMSAGLLLLLAFPLLPFPGEPWQPALLMLLLGGALGFVQLPLVVGVQSTVPYEERGTTTASVLFCRQVGQSVGAALFGAIANGVLAARLGGSGDLDSLARALDAPGTLTASAADHLRRAVDAAVEYVFVGAAVAAALALVVLLTIAPRRFPVLKEVADGAEDTATEQPSEEPAK
- a CDS encoding ABC transporter ATP-binding protein, which encodes MTSAVTISRHGGTGASTAVAARARQVVKAYGQGETRVVALDHVDVDINRGQFTAIMGPSGSGKSTLMHCLAGLDTVTSGQIFLDDTEITGLKDKKLTQLRRDRIGFIFQAFNLLPTLDAIENITLPMDIAGRKPDRQWLDRVVATVGLADRLKHRPTQLSGGQQQRVAVARALAARPEIIFGDEPTGNLDSRAGAEVLGFLRQSVDELGQTIVMVTHDPVAASYADRVLYLADGRIVDEMFRPTADAVLDRMKDFDARGRTS
- a CDS encoding ABC transporter permease, with protein sequence MTVLKTSLRNFFAHKGRMALSAVAVLLSVAFVSGTLVFTDTMNTTFDKLFASTASDVTLSAKSADPSDSSPDTGRPDSFPASLVEQVRKAEGVKDAQGSVISLSVTVVDAHNKNLGPTSGAPTIAVNWSPNELRSVEITSGHEPRGPTEVLVDGDTAEKHKLKIGDELRTISVGGDHRAKISGIADFKVTNPGATVVYFDTVTAQRELLGKEGLFTQITADAAVGVSDEQLKKNIAGAVGDGYKLQTAAEAADEGRKDVAGFLDVMKYAMLGFAAIAFLVGIFLIVNTFSMLVAQRTREIGLMRAIGSSRKQVNRSVLVEALLLGVIGSVAGVGAGVGLAIGLMKLMSSMGMNLSTQDLTVKWTTPAVGLVLGIVVTVLAAYIPARRAGKVSPMAALRDAGTPADGRAGLVRGGLGLLLTGLGAAALWTATQAEKAVTGSLWLGAGIVLSLIGFIVVGPLLAGGVVRVLGAVVLRVFGPVGRMAERNALRNPRRTGATGAALMIGLALVACLSVVGSSMVASATDELDRSVGADFIVQSGNGQPIVPQAQAALEKTPGLDHVTEYKWVDAKITDPEGGVFDKGLVAADPTYAQDLRRDTTAGRLADAYGKNAMSVGSDYAAEHHVKVGDVLTVAFKGGETAKLKVAAITSDANNVDKGVMYTDIATAAQYLPAEKMPKNVVMFATAEDGKETEAYAALKASLADYPQYKVSNQADYKKDLQDQIGQLLNIVYGLLALAIIVAILGVVNTLALSVVERTREIGLMRAIGLSRRQLRRMIRLESVVIALFGALLGLGLGMGWGTAAQQLLALEGLGVLEIPWPTILTVFVGSAFVGLFAALVPAFRAGRMNVLNAIASE